A stretch of the Chanos chanos chromosome 1, fChaCha1.1, whole genome shotgun sequence genome encodes the following:
- the cdkn1cb gene encoding cyclin-dependent kinase inhibitor 1C, with product MSNVQLSTSALERLVARRTFPLHARTSVCRNLFGPVDHDELNREIKSKLREISERDQQKWNFNFETGTPLSGDYEWEETQGKSPAFYQESVQIGRTRVVLPVKPCVDVTQMDSSVKNARVHCEDRLSTSQSNLDLNQENCAVKHNSGKLTGKIQPFTRRKRTTEFTTTYITDFYTKRRRTPGVKQGESCLHPSTPIPVEQTPRKRMR from the exons ATGTCCAACGTTCAGCTTTCTACCAGTGCCTTGGAAAGGCTAGTCGCGAGGAGAACCTTCCCTCTCCATGCACGCACCAGCGTTTGTAGAAATCTCTTTGGACCGGTTGATCACGACGAGTTGAATcgagaaataaaatcaaagctCCGCGAAATATCTGAAAGGGACCAGCAGAAATGGAACTTTAACTTCGAGACAGGCACACCACTGTCTGGAGACTACGAGTGGGAGGAAACCCAAGGAAAATCTCCAGCCTTTTACCAGGAATCTGTTCAGATCGGGAGAACTAGGGTTGTTTTACCTGTAAAACCATGTGTAGACGTAACTCAAATGGATAGTTCTGTGAAGAATGCACGTGTACATTGCGAGGACCGTCTCTCAACTTCCCAGAGTAACCTAGACTTAAATCAAGAGAACTGCGCAGTCAAACATAACTCAGGGAAACTGACAGGAAAAATCCAACCTTTCACACGACGAAAAAGAACCACGGAATTTACCACAACATATATTACAG ACTTCTACACAAAGCGGAGGAGAACGCCAGGCGTAAAGCAGGGTGAAAGTTGTCTACATCCTTCAACCCCTATTCCAGTTGAACAAACTCCGCGAAAGCGAATGCGTTGA